The DNA segment TCGGCCTGCCGTTCCCCGAGGAGTACGGCGGGATGGGCGGCGACTACTTCGCGCTGTGCCTGGCGCTCGAGGAACTCGGCAAGGTCGACCAGAGCGTGGCGATCACGCTGGAGGCGGGTGTGTCACTGGGCGCGATGCCGGTGTACCGCTTCGGCAACGAGGACCAGAAGCGGGAGTGGTTGCCACAGCTGACCAGCGGGCAGGCGCTCGCGGCGTTCGGGCTGACCGAACCCGGCGGCGGCAGCGACGCCGGCGCCACCAAGACCACCGCGCGCCTCGACGACGGGCACTGGGTGATCAACGGCAGCAAGCAGTTCATCACCAACTCCGGCACCGACATCACCAAACTGGTGACCGTCACCGCGGTCACGGGCGAATCCGATGGGCGCAAGGAGATCTCGTCGATCCTCGTACCCGTGCCCACCGAGGGGTTCACCGCCGAACCGGCCTACAACAAGGTCGGCTGGAACGCGTCGGACACCCATCCGCTGAGCTTCGACGACGTCCGCGTTCCCGAAGAGAACCTGCTCGGTGAACGCGGCCGCGGCTACGCCAACTTCCTGCGCATCCTCGACGAGGGCCGCATCGCGATCGCCGCGCTGTCCGTCGGCGCCGCGCAGGGCTGCGTCGACGAGAGCATCCAGTACGCCAAAGAGCGGGAGGCGTTCGGCCGCCCGATCGGCGCCAACCAGGCCATCGCGTTCAAGATCGCGCGGATGGAGGCGCGGGCCCACACCGCGCGCACCGCCTACTACGACGCGGCCGCGCTCATGCTGTCCGGTAAGCCGTTCAAGAAGGAGGCCGCGATCGCCAAGCTGGTCGCCAGCGAGGCCGCGATGGACAACGCGCGCGACGCCACCCAGATCTTCGGCGGCTACGGCTTCATGAACGAGTTCACCGTCGCCCGGCACTACCGCGACAGCAAGATCCTCGAAATCGGCGAGGGCACAACCGAAGTGCAGTTGATGCTGATCGCACGGCAGGCCGGCCTGTGAGCGAAGAGAGCGACAAGAAGGTCGTCGTCCAGCGCGGGCTGTGGTTCGAGGAGTTCGAGACCGGCGTGCTCTACCAGCACCGGCCCGGGCGCACCATCACCGAGGCCGACAACGTGCTGTTCACCACGCTGACCATGAACACCCAGGCGCTGCACCTCGACGCGGCGTTCTCCGACGCACTGCCGCCGTTCCACCAGCGGCTGGTCAACTCGATGTTCACGCTGTCGACCCTGGTGGGACTGTCGGTCGCCCAGCTCACCCAGGGCACGATCGTCGGCAACCTGGGGTTCGGCGAGGTCGCGTTCCCCAAACCGCTGTTCCACGGCGACACGCTGTACGCCGAGACCGAG comes from the Mycolicibacterium litorale genome and includes:
- a CDS encoding acyl-CoA dehydrogenase family protein, whose product is MTDFLSSGTLPDHYEQLAKTVRDFARTVVAPVAAKHDEEHSFPYEVVRGMADMGLFGLPFPEEYGGMGGDYFALCLALEELGKVDQSVAITLEAGVSLGAMPVYRFGNEDQKREWLPQLTSGQALAAFGLTEPGGGSDAGATKTTARLDDGHWVINGSKQFITNSGTDITKLVTVTAVTGESDGRKEISSILVPVPTEGFTAEPAYNKVGWNASDTHPLSFDDVRVPEENLLGERGRGYANFLRILDEGRIAIAALSVGAAQGCVDESIQYAKEREAFGRPIGANQAIAFKIARMEARAHTARTAYYDAAALMLSGKPFKKEAAIAKLVASEAAMDNARDATQIFGGYGFMNEFTVARHYRDSKILEIGEGTTEVQLMLIARQAGL
- a CDS encoding MaoC family dehydratase is translated as MSEESDKKVVVQRGLWFEEFETGVLYQHRPGRTITEADNVLFTTLTMNTQALHLDAAFSDALPPFHQRLVNSMFTLSTLVGLSVAQLTQGTIVGNLGFGEVAFPKPLFHGDTLYAETEVLEKRESRSRPGEGIVTFAHVGRNQHGDVVATASRKTMVRKQPREEA